The sequence CCGGCCGAACAAACGCGCAATCATGGATCGCATCAAAACCCCATGGACGTCTCGGCCATCACCTATAAAACCGTGCACATGAAGGAAGTGGCCGATGACAAGGGCGACATGCTCGCGTGGCTCTTCTTTCCGGAGCAGTGCCGGCACTGCACCGTGCCGCCCTGCAAACTGACGGCCGACGCCTACGACGATCAGGCCATCATCCAGGACGAGGCGACCGGCGCGGTGATTTTCACCGAGCGCACCAAGGACCTGCCCGATTTCGATGAAATCCGGGAAGCCTGCCCGTACAATATCCCGCGTCAGGATCCAGAAACCAAGATCATGACCAAATGCACCATGTGTCTGGACCGCGTGCAAAACGGCCTGCTGCCCGCCTGCGTGCAGGCCTGCCCCACGGGCGCAATGAACTTTGGAGATCGGGACGAAATGCTGGCCCTGGCCGAAAAACGTCTGGCCGAGGTCCAAAAGAAGTATCCGGACGCGGTGTTGGGCGACGCCGAGGATGTCCGGGTCATCTACCTCTACCAGATGGCGCCCTCTTCGTACCACGGCTACGCCGTGGCCGCCGCCACCATGCCTGGCCTCATGGATCGCAAGGCCGTGTTCGCCAAGCTCTTCGGCTCGTTCTCCAGAAACAAGGCCTAATATATCAGGCCCTCCTCCATCGGCTGGCCGGGAAGGCGACTTCCCGGCCTTTTTTGTTGTACGCACGAATTTCAATCAGGACAAAACGTTATCCATTAGCATTCCCCGTTCCAGCTTCGAAAAAACAGCCACTTTTGCGTTTGCAATTCTCTTTTTCGATCACGATGTGAATTATTCCTAAAAGCGTGGACGCCCTGGCCGCATGGACGGGGCCAAGATGGCCTCGCTCCAAGGTTTTTTGAAACATAATCC is a genomic window of Deltaproteobacteria bacterium containing:
- a CDS encoding formate dehydrogenase, giving the protein MSGKSFFVDLTKCTACRGCQVACKQWNKLPAEQTRNHGSHQNPMDVSAITYKTVHMKEVADDKGDMLAWLFFPEQCRHCTVPPCKLTADAYDDQAIIQDEATGAVIFTERTKDLPDFDEIREACPYNIPRQDPETKIMTKCTMCLDRVQNGLLPACVQACPTGAMNFGDRDEMLALAEKRLAEVQKKYPDAVLGDAEDVRVIYLYQMAPSSYHGYAVAAATMPGLMDRKAVFAKLFGSFSRNKA